A window from Streptomyces sp. NBC_00271 encodes these proteins:
- a CDS encoding carbonic anhydrase, whose protein sequence is MDRAGHPDRRVLLVGGLAAATAALAGCSPTSAASPPTSAPPEPAPTTPAAAFTRLMEGNKRWVSGDLRHPDRDPDRREFVAEKQEPFGAILSCIDSRVPPELLFDTGLGDLYVMRTGGEAIDPVVTGSVEYGPMTSATPLIVVLGHQRCGAIEAAYKSIRDGKPLPGNLEAIAQALRPAYEQVHGGGPDPVDSMARAQVTLTAADLRSNQDLAPLVKKGALAVVGAYYSLDTGKVEVLAGAPA, encoded by the coding sequence ATGGACAGAGCGGGACATCCCGATCGCAGAGTTCTTCTCGTCGGCGGTCTCGCGGCCGCCACGGCCGCGCTTGCGGGGTGTTCGCCGACGAGCGCGGCCTCGCCGCCGACCAGCGCTCCGCCGGAACCGGCGCCGACCACGCCCGCCGCGGCGTTCACCAGACTGATGGAAGGCAACAAGCGCTGGGTGAGCGGCGATCTTCGACATCCCGACCGCGATCCGGACCGGCGCGAGTTCGTGGCCGAGAAGCAGGAGCCCTTCGGGGCGATCCTCTCCTGCATCGACTCCCGGGTACCGCCCGAACTCCTCTTCGACACCGGGCTGGGTGACCTGTACGTGATGCGCACGGGCGGGGAGGCCATCGATCCGGTGGTCACGGGTTCCGTGGAGTACGGGCCCATGACGAGCGCCACTCCGCTCATCGTGGTGCTCGGGCATCAACGTTGCGGCGCCATCGAGGCGGCGTACAAGTCCATCCGCGACGGCAAACCGCTGCCCGGCAACCTGGAGGCGATCGCCCAGGCCCTGCGTCCGGCGTACGAGCAGGTCCATGGGGGTGGTCCCGACCCGGTGGATTCCATGGCCCGCGCGCAGGTCACGCTGACCGCCGCCGACCTGCGCTCCAATCAGGACCTGGCCCCCCTCGTGAAGAAGGGTGCCCTCGCCGTGGTCGGCGCCTACTACTCGCTCGACACCGGCAAGGTGGAAGTCCTGGCTGGAGCGCCCGCCTGA
- a CDS encoding pyruvate carboxylase, translated as MFRKVLVANRGEIAIRAFRAGYELGARTVAVFPHEDRNSLHRLKADEAYEIGEPGHPVRAYLSVEEVVRAARKAGADAVYPGYGFLSENPELARACEEAGITFVGPDAATLELTGNKARAVAAARAAGVPVLGSSAPSTDVDELVRAAEDVGFPVFVKAVAGGGGRGMRRVEDPATLRESIEAASREATSAFGDPTVFLEKAVVDPRHIEVQILADGQGNVIHLFERDCSLQRRHQKVIELAPAPNLDPALRDRICADAVRFAREIGYRNAGTVEFLLDRDGNHVFIEMNPRIQVEHTVTEEVTDVDLVQAQLRIASGESLADLGLSQETVTLRGAALQCRITTEDPANGFRPDTGRISAYRSPGGSGIRLDGGTTHAGTEISAHFDSMLVKLTCRGRDFKSAIGRARRAVAEFRIRGVATNIPFLQAVLDDPDFQAGRVTTSFIEQRPHLLTARHSADRGTKLLTYLADVTVNKPHGERPELIDPVTKLPPLPAGEPPAGSRQRLVELGPEGFARQLRESPTIGVTDTTFRDAHQSLLATRVRTKDLLAVAPAVARTLPELLSLECWGGATYDVALRFLAEDPWERLAALREAVPNICLQMLLRGRNTVGYTPYPTEVTDAFVQEAAATGIDIFRIFDALNDVGQMRPAIDAVRETGTAIAEVALCYTSDLSDPSERLYTLDYYLRLAEQIVAAGAHVLAVKDMAGLLRAPAAATLVSALRREFDLPVHLHTHDTAGGQLATYLAAIQAGADAVDGAVASMAGTTSQPSLSAIVAATDHSDRPTGLDLGAVGDLEPYWESVRRIYAPFEAGLASPTGRVYHHEIPGGQLSNLRTQAVALGLGDRFEDIEAMYEAADRILGHLVKVTPSSKVVGDLALHLVGAGVTPEDFEATPDRFDIPDSVIGFLRGELGTPPGGWPEPFRTKALQGRAEAKPVPELSAEDRTGLEKSRRSTLNRLLFPGPTRDFDTRRQAYGDTSVLDSKDFFYGLRPAKEYSVDLEPGVRLLIELQAIGEADERGMRTVMSSLNGQLRPIQVRDNAAASDVPVTEKADRANPGHVAAPFAGVVTLAVAEGDEVEAGATVATIEAMKMEASITAPKAGRVTRLAINRIQQVEGGDLLIEVG; from the coding sequence ATGTTCCGCAAGGTGCTGGTCGCCAACCGCGGCGAGATTGCGATTCGCGCGTTCCGCGCTGGCTATGAACTGGGCGCGCGAACCGTGGCCGTCTTCCCCCACGAGGACCGCAACTCGCTGCACAGGCTGAAGGCCGACGAGGCCTACGAGATCGGCGAGCCGGGGCACCCGGTACGGGCCTATCTCTCCGTGGAGGAGGTCGTCCGTGCCGCACGCAAGGCGGGTGCGGACGCCGTCTACCCCGGCTACGGGTTCCTGTCCGAGAACCCGGAACTGGCGCGCGCCTGCGAGGAGGCGGGCATCACGTTCGTCGGCCCGGACGCCGCCACTCTCGAACTGACGGGAAACAAGGCCCGCGCCGTGGCGGCCGCCCGGGCGGCCGGCGTGCCGGTCCTCGGCTCCTCGGCGCCCTCCACCGACGTCGACGAACTGGTCCGCGCCGCCGAGGACGTCGGCTTTCCCGTCTTCGTCAAGGCGGTCGCGGGCGGCGGAGGGCGCGGTATGCGACGGGTCGAGGACCCGGCCACACTGCGTGAGTCCATCGAGGCGGCCTCCCGCGAGGCGACGTCGGCGTTCGGCGACCCCACCGTCTTCCTGGAGAAGGCCGTCGTCGATCCGCGCCACATCGAGGTGCAGATCCTCGCCGACGGACAGGGCAACGTCATCCACCTGTTCGAGCGTGACTGCTCGCTGCAGCGCCGCCACCAGAAGGTGATCGAGTTGGCGCCCGCGCCGAACCTCGATCCGGCGCTCCGGGACCGGATCTGCGCCGACGCGGTGCGGTTCGCCCGCGAGATCGGCTACCGCAACGCCGGCACCGTGGAGTTCCTCCTCGACCGCGACGGCAACCACGTCTTCATCGAGATGAACCCGCGTATCCAGGTGGAACACACGGTCACGGAGGAGGTCACCGACGTCGACCTCGTCCAGGCCCAGCTGCGCATCGCCTCGGGCGAGTCGCTGGCGGATCTCGGGCTCTCCCAGGAGACGGTCACCCTGCGCGGTGCCGCCCTCCAGTGCCGTATCACCACCGAGGATCCGGCGAACGGCTTCCGCCCGGACACCGGCCGGATCAGCGCCTACCGTTCGCCGGGCGGCTCGGGCATCCGTCTGGACGGCGGTACCACCCACGCGGGTACGGAGATCAGCGCGCACTTCGACTCGATGCTGGTCAAGCTCACCTGCCGGGGCCGGGACTTCAAGTCCGCGATCGGGCGCGCCCGGCGTGCCGTGGCCGAGTTCCGCATCCGCGGCGTCGCCACGAACATCCCGTTCCTCCAAGCCGTACTGGACGACCCCGACTTCCAGGCCGGGCGGGTCACGACGTCGTTCATCGAACAGCGACCGCACCTGCTCACCGCCCGCCACTCCGCCGACCGCGGCACCAAGCTGCTCACCTACCTCGCCGACGTCACGGTGAACAAGCCGCACGGCGAACGCCCCGAGCTGATCGACCCGGTCACCAAGCTGCCGCCGCTGCCCGCCGGTGAGCCGCCCGCGGGTTCCCGGCAGCGCCTCGTCGAACTCGGCCCGGAAGGCTTCGCCCGGCAGCTGCGCGAGTCGCCGACCATCGGCGTCACCGACACCACCTTCCGCGACGCCCACCAGTCCCTGCTCGCCACCCGGGTACGCACCAAGGACCTCCTCGCCGTCGCCCCGGCCGTGGCCCGGACCCTGCCCGAGCTGCTGTCCCTGGAATGCTGGGGCGGCGCCACCTACGACGTCGCCCTGCGCTTCCTGGCCGAGGACCCCTGGGAACGCCTGGCGGCCCTGCGCGAGGCCGTGCCCAACATCTGCCTCCAGATGCTGCTGCGTGGCCGCAACACCGTCGGCTACACGCCCTACCCGACCGAGGTGACCGACGCCTTCGTCCAGGAGGCCGCGGCCACCGGCATCGACATCTTCCGCATCTTCGACGCGCTCAACGACGTCGGCCAGATGCGCCCGGCCATCGATGCCGTACGGGAGACCGGGACGGCGATCGCCGAGGTGGCCCTGTGCTACACCTCCGACCTGTCCGACCCGTCGGAGCGGCTGTACACCCTGGACTACTACCTCCGCCTCGCGGAGCAGATCGTGGCGGCCGGCGCACATGTCCTGGCCGTCAAGGACATGGCCGGTCTGCTGCGGGCACCCGCCGCGGCCACGCTCGTGTCGGCTCTGCGCCGCGAGTTCGACCTGCCGGTGCACCTGCACACCCACGACACCGCGGGCGGTCAGCTCGCCACCTACCTCGCCGCGATCCAGGCGGGCGCGGACGCGGTGGACGGCGCGGTCGCCTCCATGGCGGGCACCACCTCCCAGCCGTCGCTGTCGGCGATCGTCGCCGCCACCGACCACTCCGACCGGCCCACCGGCCTGGACCTGGGGGCCGTCGGTGACCTGGAGCCGTACTGGGAGAGCGTCCGCAGGATCTACGCGCCCTTCGAGGCGGGCCTGGCCTCGCCGACCGGACGCGTCTACCACCACGAGATCCCCGGCGGCCAGCTGTCCAACCTGCGTACCCAGGCGGTCGCCCTCGGCCTCGGCGACCGCTTCGAGGACATCGAGGCGATGTACGAGGCGGCGGACCGTATCCTGGGCCACCTGGTCAAGGTCACCCCCTCCTCCAAGGTCGTCGGTGACCTCGCCCTGCACCTGGTGGGTGCCGGGGTGACGCCGGAGGACTTCGAGGCGACACCGGACAGGTTCGACATCCCCGACTCCGTCATCGGCTTCCTGCGCGGCGAACTGGGCACCCCGCCCGGCGGCTGGCCTGAGCCCTTCCGCACCAAGGCGCTTCAAGGCCGCGCAGAGGCCAAGCCCGTGCCGGAGCTGAGCGCCGAGGATCGTACGGGCCTGGAGAAGTCCCGGCGTTCGACCCTCAACCGGCTGCTGTTCCCCGGGCCGACGCGCGACTTCGACACCCGCCGCCAGGCTTACGGTGACACCAGCGTGCTGGACAGCAAGGACTTCTTCTACGGGCTGCGCCCCGCCAAGGAGTACTCCGTCGACCTCGAGCCCGGCGTGCGGCTCCTCATCGAGCTCCAGGCCATCGGCGAGGCGGACGAACGCGGTATGCGCACCGTGATGTCCTCCCTGAACGGCCAACTGCGCCCGATCCAGGTCCGTGACAACGCGGCGGCTTCCGACGTAC